The following proteins are encoded in a genomic region of Phaeodactylum tricornutum CCAP 1055/1 chromosome 1, whole genome shotgun sequence:
- a CDS encoding predicted protein: MNGSHDAANGAGSFVGGGQTSSSYGYDGGNSPTATVSPSHQLRRRMVDPSVDYTSRNNTRTSPPQKRSVSATSVAVKKLDFLFPKVDTEYTVQTDRGGLASLVAYLLIAVLALAETASWLSHNRDTVDHVRVDTSLGQRMRVNLNITFPSLACDDLHVDVMDVAGDSQLNIEDTLTKRKMDRTGRYGQAEILQSNQHEQEQSRKAKLRQDPLPDTYCGPCYGAQPDVDACCNNCDALLDAYKLKGWRTDLVLYTAEQCIREGRDQKKLRPLIQGEGCNLSGFMSLNRVAGNFHIAMGEGLQRDGRHIHVFDPEDSEHYNASHVIHHLSFGPEIQGKTKSGNLDSSSLNGVTKMVTPEHGTTGLFQYFIKVVPTTYLGPGGRRDESGTFETNRYFYTERFRPLMKEYLPEEAVAEDPKQAAVHAGGGHRTHDHHHVRNSVLPGVFFLYEIYPFAVEIHPVSVPLTHLLIRLMATIGGVFTIVRWVDTAVLEGNPRNRRSGR, translated from the coding sequence ATGAACGGTTCCCACGATGCCGCCAACGGTGCCGGTTCCTTTGTTGGAGGGGGACAAACGTCGTCATCGTACGGATACGACGGTGGGAACAGCCCCACAGCGACTGTATCTCCTTCCCACCAACTCCGGAGACGCATGGTGGATCCGTCCGTCGACTACACCTCGCGGAACAACACACGCACATCCCCACCCCAGAAAAGGTCCGTCTCGGCTACCTCCGTTGCCGTCAAGAAGCTGGATTTCCTCTTTCCCAAAGTCGATACGGAATACACGGTGCAGACGGATCGTGGGGGTCTCGCCTCACTCGTAGCGTACCTACTAATTGCCGTCCTGGCCTTGGCCGAAACCGCCAGTTGGCTCTCGCATAATCGAGACACGGTGGACCACGTACGGGTCGATACCAGTTTGGGTCAACGCATGAGAGTTAATCTTAACATTACCTTTCCCAGTCTCGCTTGTGATGATTTGCACGTCGATGTTATGGACGTGGCTGGTGATTCGCAATTGAACATTGAAGACACGCTGACCAAACGCAAAATGGATCGGACTGGACGGTACGGCCAGGCCGAGATCCTGCAGAGCAACCAGCACGAGCAGGAACAATCGCGCAAGGCCAAACTACGCCAAGATCCGCTCCCGGACACGTACTGCGGACCGTGTTACGGCGCCCAACCCGACGTCGACGCCTGCTGCAACAACTGCGACGCCTTGTTGGATGCCTACAAGCTCAAGGGCTGGCGGACCGATTTAGTCCTCTATACCGCGGAACAGTGCATTCGGGAAGGTCGGGATCAAAAGAAACTACGGCCCTTGATACAGGGGGAAGGTTGTAACTTGTCCGGATTCATGTCGCTCAATCGAGTGGCTGGGAATTTTCACATTGCCATGGGAGAAGGCCTGCAACGCGACGGACGTCATATCCACGTGTTCGATCCGGAGGATTCCGAACACTACAATGCTTCGCACGTGATTCACCATTTAAGTTTCGGACCCGAGATTCAGGGCAAGACAAAGTCCGGAAACCTTGATTCGTCGAGTCTCAACGGGGTGACCAAAATGGTGACTCCCGAACACGGCACCACGGGTCTCTTCCAGTACTTTATCAAGGTAGTGCCCACCACCTACTTGGGTCCGGGTGGCCGCCGCGACGAATCCGGAACATTCGAGACGAACCGCTACTTTTATACGGAACGGTTCCGGCCGCTGATGAAGGAATACCTGCCGGAGGAGGCCGTCGCCGAGGACCCGAAACAAGCGGCCGTCCACGCCGGTGGGGGTCACCGAACCCACGATCATCATCACGTACGAAATTCCGTCCTACCCGGTGTGTTCTTTCTGTACGAGATTTATCCGTTTGCCGTGGAAATTCATCCGGTGAGCGTCCCCTTGACCCACTTGTTGATTCGACTCATGGCCACGATTGGTGGTGTCTTTACGATTGTGCGGTGGGTGGATACAGCCGTCCTAGAGGGCAATCCACGCAACCGGAGGAGCGGTCGGTAG
- a CDS encoding predicted protein yields the protein MGILWSSFASGAHAASSMTAAKPTILGSNAVNNFAGAFPTLRVVSTALLLVSSFGGVLLQLALRQLQYGAAWYMTQLALYPVLTKSATAALIGYIGDYMAQWLEYKLEQNHQKGVIGGGSCDGTQQHHKISLNSSNSRVSARSNLSIHGTYDLRRGLSIMTDGLLISGPLMHFGYAFFEHLVPVSTSPLAAMLHVIADSILLDSIFVATTFLVTGLFEGYRWQHLSSHLRSDYSSTLKASWGTSLALMPLEFVCFRYLPVSLRVLAVNFIDVVWDAVISFMVHRKRKSKQVTTESLGTATNDAVLCDEPTLRRPKIEPAFAS from the coding sequence ATGGGAATTCTTTGGTCCAGTTTTGCTAGTGGGGCACACGCCGCATCGTCCATGACTGCCGCCAAGCCGACAATCTTGGGGAGTAACGCGGTCAATAACTTTGCCGGAGCCTTCCCGACACTCCGAGTCGTCTCGACAGCCCTGCTTCTCGTGTCCTCTTTTGGAGGTGTCCTTCTCCAACTGGCATTACGACAGCTACAATATGGGGCAGCCTGGTACATGACGCAACTAGCGCTCTACCCCGTGCTCACCAAGAGTGCAACGGCCGCTCTCATTGGGTACATTGGGGATTACATGGCGCAATGGCTGGAGTACAAACTGGAGCAGAATCATCAGAAAGGCGTAATCGGCGGCGGCTCCTGCGACGGTACCCAACAACACCACAAAATCTCTCTGAACAGTTCAAATTCAAGGGTCTCCGCCCGTAGTAATCTGTCTATCCATGGCACCTACGATCTGCGACGTGGTCTCTCCATCATGACGGACGGCTTACTTATCTCCGGACCGCTCATGCACTTTGGATACGCATTCTTTGAACACCTCGTGCCCGTTTCGACTTCGCCCCTCGCTGCGATGTTACACGTGATTGCTGATTCTATTCTGCTCGATAGCATCTTTGTCGCCACCACCTTTCTCGTCACCGGATTGTTTGAAGGGTACCGGTGGCAACACTTGTCGTCGCATTTACGATCCGATTACTCCTCCACCCTCAAGGCCAGTTGGGGCACCAGTCTGGCACTCATGCCACTCGAATTCGTCTGCTTCCGATACTTGCCAGTAAGCCTGCGAGTCTTGGCCGTCAACTTTATTGACGTGGTTTGGGATGCCGTCATCAGTTTCATGGTGCACCGGAAGCGCAAATCCAAGCAAGTAACCACGGAAAGTCTGGGGACCGCCACAAATGATGCCGTGCTTTGTGACGAACCCACACTGCGACGGCCTAAAATTGAACCGGCATTTGCATCCTAA
- a CDS encoding predicted protein: MIYERSLTMSQPQSWESITGFAASLVNTANELFSGGDEAEALLMFESAHHVLRTPSAEVLAVAAKQYQLSTDRLHNNESDRSKDGPICPADLYQEDECDVGPRLLRSPIRLDGIYPLHSEAAIVETAIVFNKALAQQIGNDENSAKQNYQLVLMSLRSFLSRLAPSLPPTLLLELGMRAHNNMGLLSYAKGDEDAATSLFQAALVFAKQLSEISKAYSLEYVTVLSNWCRVSWMRGDINDNLYKGLREVLRLRSANLCWDHPDVAAAHYNLAVAEYARQREEEATLHLRQYLHVASHRSETGQHDVDPIPALIHLLLLQNEEKDDSISQDLVRGLRTLQDKRQDQGPRSSDVASVLNFIGTLLFHKQDFENALLFFEEELRLEETMQECTDDISVAVTCNNIGRILQELGRHPEAVHFYKRALENRIRRLWYNLGLIHDRLGAYIDAISSFQMSLELRKTMLGRDHPDIACLLYNIGVLQMEQQQLSEASFSFREALRIRCVGTTGQLNDRHVIKTLEKLSSLQRAKGNINGALEASREVLRIQEVTAEYDHVTRLKDTGVTLRSIAELQHAIGNLDCALEASMESARKLEAANSARYSQDETMNSKSVSDSFVYTEHQVSSLLLVGSLHHELGEPMHALRVFEEALLLMEEADARRLVPSSHALREVTCMLARSHCAPVA, encoded by the exons ATGATCTACGAACGTTCGCTCACCATGTCGCAACCACAGAGCTGGGAGAGTATAACCGGTTTTGCTGCTTCTTTAGTGAACACAGCCAATGAGCTTTTTAGCGGTGGAGATGAAGCAGAGGCCTTGCTTATGTTCGAGTCAGCGCACCACGTTTTGCGTACGCCATCCGCCGAGGTTCTGGCAGTTGCGGCTAAGCAGTATCAGCTTAGCACCGATCGTCTGCACAATAATGAATCTGATCGGTCAAAGGATGGTCCGATCTGCCCCGCTGATCTTTATCAAGAAGATGAATGTGACGTCGGCCCGCGACTTCTCCGCTCACCAATTCGCTTGGACGGGATTTATCCTTTGCATAGTGAAGCTGCTATTGTCGAAACTGCAATCgtcttcaacaaagcttTGGCACAGCAGATTGGAAACGATGAAAACAGCGCGAAGCAAAACTATCAGCTTGTGCTAATGTCCCTACGATCATTCCTTTCCAGACTGGCTCCAAGCTTGCCTCCGACACTCCTCCTAGAACTAGGTATGCGAGCACACAACAATATGGGATTACTCAGTTACGCCAAGGGAGATGAAGATGCTGCTACTTCTCTTTTTCAAGCAGCATTGGTTTTTGCCAAGCAACTCTCGGAAATTTCGAAGGCCTACAGTCTCGAATATGTAACCGTCCTTTCTAACTGGTGCCGCGTAAGCTGGATGAGGGGTGACATAAATGACAATTTGTACAAGGGGTTGCGCGAAGTTCTCCGACTTCGTTCCGCAAATCTTTGTTGGGATCATCCAGATGTGGCGGCAGCCCATTACAACTTGGCTGTGGCTGAATACGCTAGGCAGCGGGAGGAAGAAGCAACTTTACATTTGCGCCAGTATCTACACGTTGCCTCGCACCGATCCGAAACCGGACAACACGATGTCGACCCTATTCCTGCTCTGATTCACTTGCTTTTGCTGCAGAACGAAGAGAAGGACGACAGCATATCACAAGACTTGGTTCGGGGATTGCGCACACTCCAGGACAAACGTCAAGATCAGGGACCGCGTAGCTCCGATGTAGCCTCGGTACTAAACTTTATTGGCACGCTGCTTTTTCACAAGCAAGATTTTGAGAACGCACTACTATTCTTTGAAGAAGAGCTGCGATTGGAAGAAACAATGCAAGAATGCACGGACGACATTTCGGTTGCGGTAACCTGCAATAACATTGGCCGCATCTTACAAGAGCTCGGTCGCCACCCGGAAGCGGTACACTTTTACAAGCGCGCTCTCGAAAACCGAATACGGAGAT TGTGGTACAACCTTGGGCTGATCCATGATCGACTCGGGGCCTACATTGACGCCATTTCCTCCTTTCAAATGTCTTTGGAATTGCGTAAGACGATGCTCGGACGTGACCACCCCGATATTGCCTGCCTACTGTACAATATTGGAGTCCTGCAAATGGAACAGCAACAGCTATCTGAAGCGTCGTTTTCCTTCAGAGAGGCGCTGCGTATCCGATGCGTAGGCACCACGGGTCAGCTCAACGATCGACACGTAATAAAGACGCTGGAAAAGCTCTCGTCTTTACAAAGAGCCAAAGGAAATATTAACGGTGCTCTGGAAGCGTCTCGTGAAGTCTTACGTATTCAGGAAGTTACGGCCGAGTACGATCATGTAACCCGGCTGAAGGACACAGGTGTGACGCTGCGATCAATTGCGGAACTCCAGCACGCAATTGGGAATCTTGACTGTGCCCTTGAGGCTTCGATGGAAAGCGCTCGCAAACTCGAAGCAGCCAACAGCGCTCGGTATAGCCAAGATGAGACCATGAACAGCAAAAGTGTTTCCGATTCGTTTGTCTACACGGAACACCAGGTCTCATCTTTACTTTTGGTCGGGAGTCTACACCATGAACTGGGCGAGCCGATGCACGCACTTCGTGTCTTTGAGGAGGCCTTACTGCtgatggaagaagccgacgCTAGGCGACTCGTGCCTTCGAGCCACGCGTTGCGTGAAGTTACTTGCATGTTAGCTCGCTCCCACTGTGCCCCGGTTGCGTAA
- a CDS encoding predicted protein translates to MVTREHRGTRAWGPLRTCLFVSSSWWWCGNEGVTETQALVWGIRTVRSIPPSTAIHSPSVLRSSAWVRLGSLSRPARTSDNDDDDVISDKELVPVRRRRGSRDYYNNDDETTEADNDYYRRDRTDNDNEPSQGRYYDDDYEDDEYDVEFDEDDDDDKYDLFANEIIPNPLLDSIDPDGAADRFPELARDPRFWFDMVLFISFLNFLSDLGPRDPFPDIPLF, encoded by the coding sequence ATGGTGACGAGGGAACATCGAGGGACTCGTGCCTGGGGTCCGTTGCGCACGTGCCTGttcgtgtcgtcgtcgtggtggtggtgcggGAACGAAGGTGTCACCGAGACGCAAGCCTTGGTCTGGGGTATACGAACCGTTCGTTCCATACCGCCAAGTACCGCTATTCACAGTCCATCCGTGCTACGCAGCTCAGCCTGGGTTCGTCTCGGATCGTTGTCACGACCTGCCAGGACTAGCgacaatgatgatgatgatgttATCTCGGACAAGGAGCTAGTCCCTGTGCGGAGGCGAAGAGGATCACGCGACTATTACAACAACGATGATGAAACAACAGAAGCAGACAACGACTACTATCGCAGAGACCGtaccgacaacgacaatgaaCCCAGTCAAGGCCGCTACTACGACGATGATTacgaggacgacgaataCGATGTGGAgtttgacgaagacgacgacgacgacaaataCGATTTGTTTGCCAACGAAATCATTCCGAATCCCCTCCTCGATTCTATCGATCCCGACGGAGCCGCCGATCGCTTTCCAGAACTCGCCAGGGACCCACGCTTTTGGTTTGATATGGTACtcttcatttcctttctcAACTTTTTGTCGGACCTTGGACCGAGGGATCCGTTCCCCGACATTCCCTTGTTTTGA
- a CDS encoding predicted protein, whose protein sequence is MPTEQPVEEVPLEDEETRHMSVGELRQRIHLLNNDIRIMKSDVHRITHESVGQEGRIKENLDKVKMNKQLPYLVANVIEILEPDAEDGLEAEENDATDPNAGRKMRSAVVRTSTRQTIFLPVPGLVDPAKLKPSDLVGTNKESYLILEKLPDEFDSRVQAMEVDERPTEEYSDIGGADEQIQELIEAVVLPMTHKDMFDTIGIRPPKGVLLHGPPGTGKTLLARACANQTNAVFLKLAGPQLVQMFIGDGAKMIRDAFELAKAKIKQGVASGAILFIDEIDAIGTKRFGGDQSGDREVQRTMLELLSQLDGFSSNEMIKVIAATNRPDVLDPALLRSGRLDRKIELPHPNEEARAKIMRIHARKMNVSSEVVYEELARSCEDFNGAQLKAVCVEAGMLALRREMPEIMHEDFVEAITVVAAKKKGSLDYFA, encoded by the exons ATGCCAACGGAACAGCCGGTGGAAGAAGTACCtctggaagacgaggaaaCCCGACACATGTCGGTGGGGGAACTGCGACAACGCATTCATCTACTCAACAACGATATACGTATTATGAAATCCGACGTGCATCGCATCACCCACGAAAGCGTGGGACAGGAAGGTCGCATCAAGGAGAACTTGGACAAGGTCAAGATGAACAAACAACTACCCTATCTAGTTGCTAACGTGATTGAGATACTGGAGCCGGATGCGGAAGACG GCCTCGAAGCCGAAGAGAACGACGCCACGGATCCCAACGCGGGGCGCAAGATGCGATCGGCGGTCGTCCGAACGAGCACTCGACAAACCATCTTTTTACCCGTCCCTGGTCTCGTCGATCCCGCCAAACTAAAACCTAGTGATCTCGTCGGCACCAACAAGGAATCCTACCTTATTCTTGAAAAGCTACCGGACGAATTTGACTCGCGTGTACAAGCCATGGAAGTAGACGAACGGCCGACTGAGGAGTACTCCGACATTGGCGGAGCCGACGAGCAGATCCAGGAGCTCATTGAAGCCGTCGTACTCCCCATGACACACAAGGACATGTTTGATACCATCGGCATCCGGCCCCCCAAGGGTGTCTTGCTGCACGGTCCTCCCGGTACCGGCAAAACCCTGCTAGCAAGGGCCTGCGCCAACCAAACGAACGCCGTCTTTCTCAAGCTTGCCGGTCCCCAGCTCGTGCAAATGTTCATTGGCGACGGCGCCAAAATGATACGGGACGCCTTTGAGCTTGCTAAAGCAAAAATCAAACAGGGAGTGGCTTCGGGTGCCATTCTCTTTAtcgacgaaatcgacgcGATCGGTACCAAGCGATTCGGTGGCGACCAGAGCGGCGACCGCGAAGTTCAACGCACCATGCTCGAGTTGTTAAGTCAATTGGACGGGTTCAGTAGCAACGAAATGATAAAGGTCATTGCGGCTACCAATCGTCCGGACGTGTTGGATCCAGCCTTGCTGCGGTCGGGTCGTTTGGATCGCAAAATTGAACTACCGCATCCCAACGAAGAAGCCCGAGCCAAAATTATGCGAATTCACGCACGCAAAATGAACGTGTCGAGTGAAGTCGTTTACGAAGAATTGGCACGATCGTGCGAGGATTTCAATGGAGCACAACTCAAGGCAGTGTGCGTGGAAGCCGGCATGTTGGCTCTCCGACGAGAAATGCCCGAAATTATGCacgaagactttgtcgaagccATCACCGTCGTGGCCGCCAAAAAGAAGGGCAGTTTGGATTATTTTGCCTAA
- a CDS encoding predicted protein — MSSVSGQCRRLLVAIVVSCLASNTKAFVPTSASSKTRPFRPIRAYMAIEPETAQIIAASGESHLPASDALSVIGTTPYTEVVDAMPSLSTAASDVILKPAAGHTQPFWGTPDPYLTAGSSIAPPAKNLADMGVAKTTELSSLPEQVQIAASKGWKILEFESIKTENLLPGFSPTGGILSAHNTAIPAETPETFAAQVEWAANFLNVVDKLPYAALAYAFVEFFILRPGIDLYKEDVEEEPSDVLAETIVTTGVRMGAFCLVAISTLGIFG, encoded by the coding sequence ATGTCATCCGTGTCCGGACAATGTAGACGCCTATTGGTTGCTATCGTTGTAAGCTGCCTTGCATCGAATACGAAGGCGTTTGTCCCGACCAGTGCGTCTTCGAAAACTCGCCCATTCCGACCAATAAGAGCGTACATGGCGATCGAGCCGGAGACGGCTCAAATAATCGCTGCCAGCGGTGAATCGCATCTACCAGCGAGTGATGCTCTGTCGGTGATAGGCACTACTCCGTACACGGAGGTTGTAGACGCCATGCCCTCTTTGTCGACGGCAGCCTCGGATGTTATCTTAAAACCCGCTGCCGGACACACGCAACCCTTCTGGGGAACGCCGGATCCCTATCTGACGGCTGGAAGCTCTATCGCACCGCCAGCGAAGAACCTGGCAGATATGGGCGTAGCCAAGACAACGGAACTCTCCAGTCTCCCGGAACAGGTGCAAATCGCGGCTTCCAAGGGTTGGAAGATACTGGAATTTGAAAGCATAAAAACGGAAAATCTGTTGCCGGGCTTTTCACCGACGGGTGGTATTTTGTCGGCGCACAACACCGCCATTCCTGCCGAAACACCCGAGACGTTTGCGGCACAAGTCGAATGGGCGGCAAATTTTTTGAACGTTGTGGATAAACTCCCGTACGCAGCGCTGGCGTACGCGTTTGTCGAATTTTTCATCCTGCGACCGGGCATTGACTTGTACAAGGAAGATGTAGAGGAAGAACCTTCGGATGTATTGGCCGAAACGATTGTGACTACAGGAGTCCGCATGGGTGCCTTTTGTCTCGTCGCCATATCCACCCTTGGTATCTTTGGATGA
- a CDS encoding predicted protein gives MQAWRNSQPTDDLLEIPGIGPAAVKKLGEAMIDAERITNTYMLFGKYLSLKGPDLDGHKVDIVEHNERFWHYLKIRGISAHRSAIVKAVAEKAATLFPSLYDANIYEDDSDDE, from the exons ATGCAAGCATGGCGAAATTCGCAACCCACGGACgatcttttggaaattccCGGCATTGGTCCGGCCGCAGTCAAGAAGCTGGGAGAAGCCATGATCGACGCGGAACGTATCACCAACACGTACATGCTCTTTGGCAAGTACCTGAGTCTGAAGGGACCCGATTTGGATGGACACAAAGTCGATATTGTTGAGCATAACGAGCGCTTTTGGCATTATCTCAAAATAAGGGGTATTTCGGCCCATCGGTCCGCGATTGTCAAG GCGGTGGCCGAAAAAGCGGCCACTCTTTTCCCAAGTTTGTACGACGCCAACATTTACGAAGatgacagtgacgacgagtAG
- a CDS encoding predicted protein has protein sequence MKSVLCGVTLACGGIWQANSFTFRPLPVTRPVIGLLATLDRVNEKSTVEPSSGDPQLQPIRRLRQNKKEPLIAIVGRPNVGKSALVNRIAGSQSGGAIVADESGITRDRTYRPAEFLGERFMIVDTGGLVFDDDESTLFAKEIREQAMVAIEESAAVIMVVDGQTGLTGMDLMIAEFLRKEVDIPVHVAVNKCESEKTGAMSAADFWGLGLGEPFPVSALHGVGTAEIMETIFDSIAEKKTFDAEDRPEEINIAIIGRPNVGKSSLLNSIFGDTRAIVSEMAGTTRDSIDAVMERPPPPGSDDLSTIYRFVDTAGIRRKGKVDFGPEFFMVNRALRAIRRADVVLLILDATSGVAEQDRVLAQKIADDGRACVIVCNKWDAVVDKDSTTYDKSVQYFREELPMIRWAPILFISAATGQRVGKIYSAIDGAIEAHRKRISTAILNEVLRDAILWQPPPTRRNGSQAKIYYCNQVSTRPPTVVVFCNDPKLVNDNYRRYLDRKFRESLDGFEATPIRWIFRGRRVRDVMRNRSMNGDPGDGGTGVSFPFPHAD, from the exons ATGAAGTCGGTTTTGTGTGGAGTTACGCTGGCTTGCGGTGGAATTTGGCAAGCCAATTCGTTCACCTTTCGTCCGCTACCCGTCACGAGACCCGTTATTGGCTTGTTGGCTACGTTGGATCGCGTCAATGAAAAGTCCACGGTGGAACCCTCCTCGGGGGATCCACAACTCCAGCCGATTCGGCGGTTGCGGCAAAACAAGAAGGAGCCTTTGATTGCGATTGTGGGACGTCCCAATGTCGGGAAAAGCGCTTTGGTGAATCGTATTGCGGGATCGCAGTCTGGTGGTGCCATTGTGGCGGACGAAAGTGGAATTACCCGGGATCGCACCTACCGTCCCGCCGAGTTCCTCGGCGAGCGCTTCATGATTGTGGACACGGGCGGTCTCGTAtttgacgatgacgaaagcaCACTCTTTGCCAAAGAGATTAGGGAACAGGCTATGGTGGCGATTGAAGAGAGCGCGGCAGTTATCATGGTAGTCGACGGTCAAACCGGACTGACCGGGATGGACTTGATGATTGCCGAGTTTCTACGCAAAGAAGTGGATATTCCCGTGCACGTGGCAGTGAACAAGTGCGAAAGTGAGAAAACGGGTGCCATGTCCGCTGCCGACTTTTGGGGACTCGGATTGGGCGAGCCCTTTCCGGTTTCGGCCCTCCACGGAGTAGGCACGGCCGAAATCATGGAAACCATATTCGACTCGATTGCCGAGAAGAAGA CATTTGATGCCGAGGACCGTCCCGAGGAGATAAATATTGCCATTATTGGTAGACCCAATGTCGGCAAGTCTTCCCTGTTGAATTCCATCTTTGGGGACACACGTGCGATCGTGTCTGAGATGGCTGGAACGACACGCGATTCGATCGATGCCGTCATGGAACGTCCGCCACCGCCCGGAAGTGACGATCTGTCTACAATTTACCGCTTCGTAGACACGGCGGGTATTCGTCGGAAAGGAAAGGTTGATTTTGGTCCCGAATTCTTCATGGTCAATCGAGCACTCCGGGCGATTCGACGTGCCGATGTCGTCCTTCTTATTCTGGATGCCACTTCCGGTGTAGCCGAACAAGATCGTGTCTTGGCGCAGAAAATTGCCGATGATGGACGCGCATGCGTGATCGTTTGCAACAAATGGGATGCTGTCGTTGATAAGGATTCAACAACGTACGACAAGTCGGTCCAATActttcgagaagaattgCCGATGATTCGTTGGGCCCCTATCTTATTTATCTCGGCTGCCACTGGGCAACGTGTTGGCAAGATATACAGCGCCATTGACGGTGCCATCGAAGCTCATCGTAAACGGATAAGCACGGCTATTCTCAACGAAGTTTTGAGAGATGCTATTTTGTGGCAGCCACCTCCGACACGCCGCAACGGGTCACAGGCGAAGATATACTACTGCAACCAAGTGAGTACGCGACCACCTACCGTCGTTGTTTTCTGCAATGATCCCAAACTGGTCAACGACAATTACAGGCGTTACTTGGATCGTAAGTTCCGTGAATCACTGGATGGATTTGAAGCGACTCCCATTCGATGGATTTTCCGAGGCCGTCGTGTACGTGATGTCATGAGGAATCGCTCCATGAATGGAGATCCCGGTGACGGTGGCACCGGCGTCAGTTTCCCCTTTCCCCATGCCGACTAA